GTCCATTATCCGCCCTCCTCTTTTGAAAAATCCCCTATATGTCTCAGATTTTAGAATTAATCCAGAATGAACCCGTCGGCGTAGTGGAAGAAACCCTTGATTTCCTGCTGTACGAATGCAGTATAGATGATGCACCGACAACAGAGGAAGTTGAACAATGGCGCGATATATTGAACGGACGCGGCAACAAATTCATCCGCCTTGCAGCTATCTGCCAAACTTGGTTGGATGAGGAACAAAAATGAAGTTTTACATCAATAAATTCAGCCTGTTGGCTATCGTTTGGTTTGTGGCCGGTATCTATTCTTTGATTTTCAAGGAATCTGGCAATACGCCGCCACCGTTTCCCAATTTCGACAAAGTAGCCCACTTCGCTTTGTTTTTTGCCCAGATTTGGTTATTGGCAAAATCTTATATTCACGAAAAAGCAAAAATTCCGTATCTCGGTTTGTTGATATTCGCACTTCTGTTTGCTGTTGGAAGTGAATGGGCACAAGCTACGTTTACCACAACACGCGAAGGCTCTATTGGTGACGGCATTGCGGATATGTTGGGCTCAGGTGTCGCGTTATGGGTTGCAGCAAAAATTAATACATCCAAAAACCCTTCTTCTTCCCAGTCCCATTAACTACCCTCCCCTATTTTTCTATAAAACTATTTGAAACCCGGGTGCAATCGTATTTGTTGAACACCCGGGCATTCATATGGATTGATTCATTTATTCATTAATAAATGAGTTAGCTTTTAAATATAATGATATTTATTCGCATATAACTATTTACATTTGTGGAATCAGTATTTCAGACGACTCATCAATCGTTTCCAATATTATTTTTTAAAATTATACTTGACCGCCTACATGCAATTACTTAAAGTAG
The DNA window shown above is from Neisseria sicca and carries:
- a CDS encoding VanZ family protein, whose product is MKFYINKFSLLAIVWFVAGIYSLIFKESGNTPPPFPNFDKVAHFALFFAQIWLLAKSYIHEKAKIPYLGLLIFALLFAVGSEWAQATFTTTREGSIGDGIADMLGSGVALWVAAKINTSKNPSSSQSH